A stretch of Halococcus saccharolyticus DSM 5350 DNA encodes these proteins:
- a CDS encoding AI-2E family transporter, with protein MADLGSGPPTDRTRLGWWVFVIGLAAIAGYVAYSFIGMVVLGVFGYYATRPICRRLARRIDSDGIAAGATVLLVVVPILLLVAYAGFNVFQQLQGVVGASGGGAAGGFIDLGVLPPEQQETARTLLQNPTQVVSQPEQAAQTALTVGAQAFGAVAGGLVLVGLALTLSYFLLQNDDQLAGGLEELFGGRETVAYAYAAAVDEDLESVFFGNLLFVITMAVIAAIAYEATNLLAPGSLHVPMVLVLAVLTGFTSLIPIVVGKVIYLPVVAYLGVQALQTGGGALVFVAAVLVVYFLVLDILPQTFLQPYITGRQLDMVVLMFAYLLGPILFGWYGFFLLPIVFIAILELVRIVLPELVRGEPLTPTVSLGEGVGTNPRSARDDVPGEDAADETPDTDEETDDPAGAG; from the coding sequence ATGGCAGACCTCGGGAGCGGGCCGCCGACCGACCGCACGCGCCTCGGCTGGTGGGTGTTCGTGATCGGACTCGCCGCCATCGCGGGCTACGTCGCGTACTCGTTCATCGGCATGGTGGTGCTCGGAGTGTTCGGCTACTACGCGACACGGCCGATCTGTCGCCGCCTCGCCCGTCGGATCGACTCGGACGGGATCGCGGCGGGCGCGACGGTGCTGCTGGTCGTGGTACCGATCTTGCTGCTCGTGGCCTATGCGGGGTTCAACGTCTTCCAGCAGCTCCAGGGAGTCGTCGGCGCGAGCGGTGGCGGTGCCGCCGGCGGGTTCATCGACCTGGGTGTGCTTCCGCCCGAACAACAGGAAACGGCGCGGACGCTGCTCCAGAACCCGACGCAGGTCGTCAGCCAGCCCGAGCAGGCTGCCCAGACGGCGCTCACGGTGGGCGCACAGGCGTTCGGCGCGGTCGCCGGCGGACTCGTGCTCGTCGGACTCGCGCTCACGCTCTCCTATTTCCTGCTCCAGAACGACGACCAGCTCGCCGGCGGGCTCGAAGAGCTGTTCGGCGGTCGGGAGACGGTGGCGTACGCCTACGCCGCAGCGGTCGACGAAGACCTCGAATCGGTGTTCTTCGGCAATCTCCTGTTCGTGATCACCATGGCCGTCATCGCGGCGATCGCCTACGAGGCGACGAACCTCCTCGCACCGGGGAGTCTCCACGTGCCGATGGTGCTGGTGCTGGCGGTGTTGACAGGGTTCACCAGCCTCATCCCGATCGTCGTCGGCAAGGTGATCTACCTCCCGGTCGTGGCGTATCTCGGCGTGCAGGCGCTCCAGACGGGTGGCGGCGCGCTCGTGTTCGTTGCCGCAGTCCTCGTCGTCTACTTTCTCGTTCTCGACATCCTGCCACAGACGTTCCTCCAGCCGTACATCACCGGCCGACAGCTCGACATGGTGGTGTTGATGTTCGCGTATCTGCTGGGACCGATCCTGTTCGGGTGGTACGGCTTCTTCCTGCTCCCGATCGTGTTCATCGCGATCCTCGAACTCGTCCGGATCGTGCTCCCCGAACTCGTCCGAGGTGAGCCTCTCACGCCGACGGTGTCGCTCGGCGAGGGCGTCGGGACGAATCCACGGTCGGCACGCGACGACGTTCCTGGCGAGGACGCGGCCGACGAGACGCCCGACACGGACGAGGAAACCGACGACCCAGCCGGCGCGGGCTGA
- a CDS encoding prefoldin subunit beta gives MQGNLPPEAQEKIEELQDLQESAQQVAAQKQQAETQLTESQTALDELDDIDSDTTMYREVGELLIETDYDEAEEDLDDKVSSLEVRVETLEKQEERVQEQFESLQSELQQMLSGGGGGGPGPAGGMGPGGPGAGG, from the coding sequence ATGCAAGGGAATCTGCCGCCGGAAGCCCAGGAGAAAATCGAGGAGCTTCAGGACCTCCAAGAGAGCGCCCAGCAGGTCGCCGCACAGAAACAGCAGGCCGAGACCCAGCTCACTGAGTCCCAGACCGCCCTCGACGAGCTCGACGACATCGACAGCGACACCACGATGTACCGCGAGGTCGGCGAGCTCCTGATCGAGACCGACTACGACGAGGCTGAGGAAGACCTCGACGACAAGGTTTCCAGCCTCGAAGTCCGTGTCGAGACGCTCGAAAAACAGGAAGAGCGCGTTCAGGAGCAGTTCGAGAGCCTCCAGAGCGAGCTCCAGCAGATGCTGAGCGGTGGCGGCGGTGGCGGTCCCGGCCCGGCGGGCGGCATGGGCCCCGGCGGTCCCGGTGCGGGCGGGTAG
- a CDS encoding class I SAM-dependent methyltransferase, whose amino-acid sequence MADDVSAAQAFYGRWARLYDLVATFPGVGSWREGAAQSLDLSAGDTVIEMGCGTGANFPYLRERVGPGGTVVGVDFTRGMLDRAATCVAREGWTNVHLVHGDATAPPVTGSVDAVLASFVVGMFTDPVRAVDGWLDLVRPGGHIALLDAARSTRPLARPLDAAFRLFVAASTPPATQLRYVNPPWELLDERVAAARRPLADRTADRTDETFGLGFVRLSSGRIVEPDG is encoded by the coding sequence ATGGCTGACGACGTATCGGCGGCGCAGGCGTTCTACGGCCGGTGGGCACGGCTCTACGATCTGGTCGCCACGTTCCCTGGTGTCGGTTCGTGGCGCGAGGGGGCCGCCCAGAGCCTCGATCTTTCGGCGGGTGACACCGTGATCGAGATGGGCTGTGGAACGGGTGCGAATTTCCCATACCTCCGCGAACGTGTTGGTCCAGGCGGGACGGTGGTTGGCGTCGACTTCACCCGCGGAATGCTCGATCGGGCGGCCACCTGCGTCGCGCGCGAGGGCTGGACGAACGTCCATCTCGTCCACGGCGACGCCACCGCACCGCCAGTCACGGGGTCCGTGGATGCGGTGCTCGCGAGCTTCGTCGTCGGCATGTTCACCGACCCGGTGCGTGCGGTCGATGGCTGGCTCGATCTCGTGCGACCTGGCGGCCACATCGCGCTGCTCGACGCTGCGCGGAGCACTCGGCCGCTGGCCCGTCCGCTCGACGCCGCGTTCCGGCTGTTCGTCGCCGCCAGCACACCACCTGCAACCCAGTTGCGCTACGTGAATCCACCGTGGGAGCTGCTCGACGAGCGCGTCGCGGCTGCCCGACGGCCGCTCGCCGATCGAACGGCCGATCGCACCGACGAGACATTCGGATTGGGGTTCGTCCGACTGTCGAGCGGTCGGATCGTCGAACCCGACGGGTGA
- a CDS encoding DNA-directed RNA polymerase subunit P — translation MSYKCSRCKRDVELDDYGGVRCPYCGHRVLLKERSRDVKEIDVE, via the coding sequence ATGAGCTACAAGTGTTCGCGGTGTAAGCGCGACGTCGAACTCGACGACTACGGTGGTGTGCGGTGTCCGTACTGCGGCCACCGCGTCCTGCTGAAAGAGCGCAGCCGCGACGTCAAAGAGATCGACGTCGAGTAG
- the truD gene encoding tRNA pseudouridine(13) synthase TruD, translated as MREAHPIERAVGISHYVSDADGTGGRLRTQPADFRVREIERSGFESADADPDAYPHVVFRATLDNWDTNDFVGALSNRLESSRERVSWAGTKDKRAVSTQLFSVDGVDQATLADAAAGLDDVDITIVGRSGRALRFGDLAGNAFEIVVREADPEPVAAITDDLRAFGSESGDDGRTSSDGGVTVGVPNYFGQQRFGSLRPVTHEVGLAIVRGDWAGAVLAYVGNPHESEPDDTREARAFVEREFRVDDGDTEAETATRVRSDGWEAALERLPNRLGFERSMVHRLIENGAHSQDDFRAAIEAVPSNLQRLFVNAAQSSLFNRILSERLARGLPFGRAVAGDVVCFADPDAPDELRVPDPDRSQRVTADRVDTVNRHAARGRAFVTAPLVGTETELSEGEPGEIEREVLDEAGIVPADFDLPGSFHSAGTRRAVLVECDLDIDHEPLTFDFSLPKGSYATVLLREYLKVDPVDLG; from the coding sequence ATGCGCGAGGCCCATCCCATCGAACGTGCGGTCGGAATCAGTCACTACGTCAGCGACGCCGACGGCACTGGCGGCCGACTTCGGACCCAGCCCGCCGACTTCCGAGTGCGCGAGATCGAACGATCGGGATTCGAGTCGGCAGACGCCGATCCAGACGCGTACCCGCACGTCGTTTTTCGGGCAACCCTCGACAACTGGGACACCAACGACTTCGTGGGTGCGCTCTCGAACCGACTGGAGAGCAGCCGTGAGCGCGTCTCGTGGGCGGGAACGAAAGACAAGCGCGCCGTGAGCACTCAACTGTTCTCGGTCGATGGCGTCGATCAGGCGACGCTCGCCGATGCGGCGGCGGGCCTCGACGACGTCGACATCACGATCGTCGGTCGGTCGGGCCGTGCGCTCCGGTTCGGCGATCTCGCGGGCAACGCCTTCGAGATCGTCGTCCGTGAGGCCGATCCCGAGCCAGTGGCTGCGATCACCGACGATCTCCGGGCGTTCGGAAGCGAGAGCGGCGATGACGGCAGGACAAGTTCCGATGGTGGCGTAACGGTCGGCGTCCCGAACTACTTCGGCCAGCAGCGGTTCGGCTCGCTACGTCCCGTGACACACGAGGTCGGTCTCGCGATCGTCCGGGGAGACTGGGCGGGAGCGGTACTTGCCTACGTCGGCAATCCCCACGAGAGCGAGCCGGACGACACCCGCGAGGCGCGGGCGTTCGTCGAGCGCGAGTTCCGTGTCGACGATGGAGATACAGAAGCCGAAACAGCGACTCGCGTCCGCTCAGATGGCTGGGAAGCGGCACTAGAGCGACTTCCGAACCGGCTCGGGTTCGAGCGCTCGATGGTCCACCGGCTGATCGAGAACGGTGCGCACAGTCAGGACGATTTCCGGGCGGCGATCGAGGCCGTCCCGAGCAACCTCCAGCGGCTATTCGTCAACGCCGCCCAGTCCTCTCTGTTCAACCGGATTCTCTCCGAACGGCTCGCACGCGGCCTGCCGTTCGGCCGCGCAGTCGCGGGCGACGTCGTCTGCTTCGCCGACCCGGATGCGCCCGACGAACTCCGGGTTCCCGACCCGGATCGAAGCCAGCGCGTCACCGCCGACCGGGTCGACACCGTGAACCGTCACGCGGCGCGGGGTCGGGCGTTCGTCACCGCGCCGCTCGTGGGTACCGAGACCGAACTGAGTGAGGGCGAACCGGGCGAGATCGAGCGCGAAGTGCTCGACGAAGCCGGGATCGTGCCCGCCGATTTCGACCTCCCTGGATCTTTTCACTCCGCGGGGACGCGTCGAGCGGTGCTCGTCGAGTGCGATCTCGACATCGATCACGAGCCCCTCACCTTCGATTTCAGTCTCCCGAAGGGGTCGTACGCGACTGTTTTGCTCAGAGAGTATCTGAAGGTCGATCCCGTCGATCTCGGGTGA
- the dcd gene encoding dCTP deaminase, with translation MILSDVDINRRLDEGSLVVEPLADPDLQIQPASVDLRLGREFLEFQRTNIPCIHPDSENEVDEYVTETYVDEGEEFILHPGDFVLGTTVERVEVPDDLIARVEGRSSLGRLAVVIHATAGIVDPGYRGQVTLELSNLGTAPVALTPGMRISQVIFTELKTAADRPYGSERGSKYQDQAGPQASRIGGDDEFGGHQTARDRSHDADGRNAPADSQHEEGERR, from the coding sequence ATGATCCTCTCGGATGTGGACATCAACCGCCGGCTCGACGAGGGCAGCCTCGTCGTCGAGCCGCTCGCCGACCCCGATCTCCAGATCCAGCCTGCGAGCGTCGACCTCCGGCTGGGTCGGGAGTTCCTCGAATTCCAACGGACCAACATCCCGTGTATCCATCCCGACTCAGAGAACGAGGTCGACGAGTACGTTACCGAAACCTACGTCGACGAGGGCGAGGAGTTCATCCTCCATCCCGGTGATTTCGTTCTTGGTACTACTGTCGAACGCGTCGAGGTGCCCGACGACCTGATCGCGCGGGTCGAGGGCCGGTCGTCGCTGGGACGGCTCGCAGTCGTGATCCACGCCACCGCGGGGATCGTCGATCCGGGCTACCGGGGCCAGGTCACGCTCGAACTCTCGAATCTGGGTACTGCGCCCGTGGCGCTCACCCCGGGAATGCGAATCTCACAGGTGATATTCACCGAACTCAAAACTGCCGCCGACCGGCCCTACGGCTCTGAACGCGGCTCGAAGTATCAGGACCAGGCTGGCCCGCAGGCCTCCCGGATCGGTGGCGACGACGAGTTCGGTGGCCATCAGACCGCTCGCGACCGATCACACGACGCCGACGGCCGAAATGCGCCGGCTGATTCGCAACACGAGGAGGGCGAGCGTCGATGA
- a CDS encoding thiamine-phosphate synthase family protein — translation MKFVEELVVEEFLPTFRSMLAERLRERDLTQSEVASILGISQSAVSKYAHGEVARNEAVLNDERVRDLVDELADGLATGDLTPVGALVEVEVLIRELERGDLLARLHEERVPGLAENSGYDVHDPEGALRAAERTRSSVRRGLRTLENTSGFAGLIPNVGSNLVECTPDADGIDDVAGVPGRIFDVKGRTTVPGEPEFGVSGHVASVLLAARAHGSDARAALNLRYDDALHDQLASLGLETVEFDGETDTESAIASVAVAEADVLYQTGAMGIEPITYLLAPDAETAAERVRDLV, via the coding sequence ATGAAGTTCGTCGAGGAGCTCGTCGTCGAGGAGTTCCTTCCCACGTTTCGCTCGATGCTCGCCGAGCGTCTGCGCGAGCGCGATCTCACCCAGAGCGAGGTCGCGTCGATCCTCGGTATCAGCCAGTCCGCGGTCTCGAAGTACGCCCACGGCGAAGTCGCCCGGAACGAAGCAGTGTTGAACGACGAGCGAGTGCGCGATCTCGTTGACGAGCTCGCCGACGGGCTTGCGACCGGCGATCTGACGCCGGTGGGCGCGCTGGTCGAGGTCGAGGTGCTGATTCGGGAGCTCGAACGCGGCGACCTGCTCGCGCGGCTCCACGAGGAGCGGGTGCCCGGGCTCGCCGAGAACAGCGGCTACGATGTCCACGATCCCGAGGGAGCGCTCCGGGCGGCCGAGCGAACGCGATCGTCGGTCCGGCGCGGACTCCGCACCCTCGAAAACACCAGCGGCTTCGCGGGACTCATCCCGAACGTCGGGTCCAATCTCGTCGAGTGCACTCCCGACGCCGACGGGATCGACGACGTGGCGGGCGTCCCTGGCCGGATCTTCGACGTGAAGGGGCGGACCACGGTGCCGGGCGAGCCCGAGTTCGGTGTCTCGGGTCACGTCGCGAGCGTGTTGCTCGCCGCGCGGGCGCACGGCTCCGACGCCCGCGCCGCACTCAACCTTCGGTACGACGACGCCCTCCACGACCAGCTCGCATCGCTCGGACTCGAAACCGTCGAGTTCGACGGCGAGACGGACACCGAGTCAGCCATCGCAAGCGTCGCGGTCGCCGAGGCGGACGTGCTCTACCAGACCGGCGCGATGGGGATCGAACCGATCACGTACCTGCTCGCGCCCGACGCCGAGACGGCCGCCGAGCGCGTGCGCGATCTCGTCTGA
- the trkA gene encoding Trk system potassium transporter TrkA — protein MRVVVVGAGDVGTHIVEDLADAHDLAVVDTDPDRIEALGSSHDIDTVEGDGRSLDTLEAAAIRDADVVIASTDDDAVNVMVCGAAANVTDAFTIARVKSGDLFDTWQEFDDAFGVDRMLCVDRLTAAALVRTVALPGALATSTFVDEQVVMAEFEIDDGDEITNQRVEDADRFPALTFAGVLRDDAVLVPSGETVIEPGDRVVVIGSPSSVRRFATTLSPTGALEPDDDVIVIGGDEVGCRTAELFAENEYTPRLVEHDSERAAELENRLSDVSIEEGEATSAAFLREVGVGNAELVVSTLDDETNYLVSLLARRIGAEHTASVVGEREFVDLFEAAGVDVTVQPHSVVAGEITRATRGYTDEAAILERDSAEVLEITVERESALAGEAIEDVAHDLPDGFVIGAIVRDGSLTTPRGGTVVQVGDHVVVFADTDALDEIATAL, from the coding sequence ATGCGGGTAGTCGTCGTCGGTGCGGGCGATGTCGGCACACACATAGTGGAAGACCTCGCGGACGCACACGACCTCGCCGTGGTCGATACGGACCCCGATCGGATCGAAGCGCTCGGGTCGTCACACGACATCGACACCGTCGAGGGCGACGGCCGATCGCTCGACACCCTCGAAGCGGCCGCTATCCGCGACGCCGACGTCGTGATCGCCAGCACGGACGACGACGCGGTCAACGTCATGGTCTGTGGCGCGGCCGCGAACGTGACCGACGCGTTCACCATCGCGCGAGTGAAATCCGGCGATCTCTTCGACACCTGGCAGGAGTTCGACGACGCGTTCGGTGTGGATCGGATGTTGTGTGTCGACCGGCTGACCGCGGCAGCGCTCGTCAGAACGGTGGCGCTGCCAGGAGCGCTCGCTACCAGCACGTTCGTCGACGAACAGGTGGTGATGGCGGAGTTCGAGATCGACGACGGGGACGAGATCACGAACCAGCGGGTCGAGGACGCCGATCGGTTCCCGGCGCTGACGTTTGCGGGCGTCCTCCGGGACGACGCGGTGCTCGTCCCGAGTGGCGAAACCGTCATCGAGCCAGGCGATCGGGTGGTCGTCATCGGGAGTCCGTCGAGCGTGCGGCGGTTCGCCACAACGCTCTCGCCAACTGGAGCGCTCGAGCCGGACGACGACGTGATCGTCATCGGTGGCGACGAGGTCGGCTGTCGAACCGCCGAGCTGTTCGCCGAGAACGAGTACACACCACGACTCGTCGAGCACGATTCCGAGCGCGCAGCCGAACTCGAGAACCGACTGTCGGACGTTTCGATCGAGGAGGGCGAAGCGACGTCGGCCGCGTTCCTCCGGGAAGTGGGCGTCGGCAACGCGGAACTGGTCGTCAGCACGCTCGACGACGAGACCAACTACCTCGTCTCGTTGCTCGCCCGCCGGATCGGGGCGGAGCACACCGCAAGTGTGGTCGGCGAGCGCGAGTTCGTCGACCTGTTCGAGGCTGCCGGCGTCGATGTGACGGTCCAACCCCACTCCGTGGTCGCGGGTGAGATCACCCGCGCAACCAGGGGATACACCGACGAAGCCGCAATCCTCGAACGCGACAGCGCCGAAGTGCTCGAGATCACCGTCGAGCGCGAGAGCGCCCTGGCGGGCGAGGCGATCGAGGATGTCGCTCACGATCTCCCCGACGGGTTCGTGATCGGCGCGATCGTCCGCGACGGCTCGCTCACGACGCCCCGTGGGGGAACCGTTGTCCAGGTCGGTGATCACGTCGTCGTCTTCGCCGACACGGACGCACTCGACGAGATCGCGACAGCGCTGTGA
- a CDS encoding DUF2103 domain-containing protein yields the protein MECGRCGARLDRAGDFCLTCRTASVDSVVLDCGRERATATSLADGERVGTWTVTTIEESGEDRPRERRNFAGRIADEVHRKRPETVYATGDREVLRAVRTQLHYDCRRIADPGDDPVATVLERADEPALAVVETPPREKLGGSHSTLVGGRTGRDTVGVAADHPHVKKVIPGPIDAGGRGSRTGVRAKATRADANGNVRLLLRDGSSVQEVRVVTTAADRDQGERVREDLNRGLADADLRK from the coding sequence ATGGAGTGTGGCCGGTGTGGCGCGCGACTCGACCGGGCGGGCGATTTCTGTCTAACCTGTCGGACCGCGAGCGTCGACAGCGTCGTCCTCGACTGCGGGCGCGAGCGCGCCACCGCCACCAGCCTCGCCGACGGCGAGCGCGTCGGGACGTGGACGGTGACGACCATCGAGGAGAGCGGCGAGGACCGGCCACGCGAACGGCGAAACTTCGCGGGACGGATCGCCGACGAAGTCCACCGGAAACGTCCCGAAACCGTCTACGCGACCGGCGACCGTGAGGTGCTCCGTGCGGTGCGCACACAGTTACACTACGACTGCCGGCGGATCGCCGATCCCGGCGACGATCCGGTGGCGACGGTGCTCGAACGCGCCGACGAGCCCGCACTCGCGGTAGTGGAGACGCCGCCACGCGAGAAGCTCGGGGGGAGTCACTCGACGCTCGTCGGCGGACGGACGGGGAGAGACACGGTCGGCGTCGCGGCCGATCACCCACACGTGAAGAAGGTGATTCCGGGCCCGATCGACGCCGGCGGGCGCGGGTCGCGGACGGGCGTCCGCGCGAAGGCGACCCGGGCCGACGCGAACGGTAACGTCCGCCTCCTGCTCCGGGACGGATCGAGCGTTCAGGAAGTTCGAGTGGTGACGACCGCCGCCGATCGCGACCAGGGTGAGCGGGTGCGCGAGGACCTGAATCGCGGGCTCGCCGACGCCGATCTCCGTAAGTAG
- a CDS encoding DUF7001 family protein encodes MVERVTLYRAPTTAADADAIATWLRERVDADVTVRDRFLDRHADDDLAEAFARARVLDPYERETGNEMLGIVRYEERAIDHPERAGGVIYDGQQVQRALGARLPTDERSLDHLHVPLLDRVLGTWGDHDKRWHKRVNVLGQPALLSVPGLFEAPAKPEAYYQEQQRHAMLSGDAPPREVLENQVDGEFLVEDDPRTTDVINGYVLQAIEYLATGSAFCDDERCRLHNAHRQPSVIEAQLRDPAFCETHAERYG; translated from the coding sequence ATGGTCGAACGAGTCACGCTGTACCGCGCGCCCACCACCGCAGCCGACGCCGATGCGATCGCCACGTGGCTCCGCGAGCGCGTGGACGCCGACGTGACGGTTCGCGATCGGTTTCTCGATCGCCATGCGGACGACGATCTCGCCGAAGCGTTCGCGCGGGCACGAGTGCTCGATCCCTACGAACGTGAGACGGGCAACGAGATGCTCGGCATCGTCCGGTACGAGGAGCGGGCCATCGACCACCCCGAGCGCGCGGGAGGGGTGATCTACGACGGCCAGCAGGTCCAGCGCGCGCTGGGCGCGCGGCTCCCGACCGACGAGCGCTCCCTCGATCACCTCCACGTCCCGCTGCTCGACCGCGTGCTCGGGACGTGGGGTGACCACGATAAACGGTGGCACAAGCGGGTGAACGTTCTCGGTCAGCCGGCACTGCTCTCGGTGCCCGGACTGTTCGAGGCTCCGGCCAAACCCGAGGCCTATTACCAGGAACAGCAGCGCCACGCCATGCTCTCGGGCGATGCGCCACCGCGTGAGGTGCTCGAAAACCAGGTCGACGGCGAGTTCCTCGTCGAAGACGATCCCCGGACCACCGACGTGATCAACGGCTACGTCCTCCAGGCGATCGAGTATCTCGCCACGGGATCGGCCTTCTGTGACGACGAGCGGTGTCGCCTCCACAACGCCCACCGCCAGCCCAGCGTGATCGAGGCCCAGCTCCGAGATCCCGCATTCTGCGAAACCCACGCCGAACGGTACGGATAG
- the pth2 gene encoding peptidyl-tRNA hydrolase Pth2 yields the protein MKQAIVARTDLGMGKGKLAAQVAHASLSAYEDTGSRTRNEWKGSGQKKVVLKGDSERTLFELADRAEREGLPHSIVRDAGHTQVDPGTVTALAVGPGEESAVDRVTGDLPLF from the coding sequence ATGAAACAGGCCATCGTCGCGCGCACCGATCTGGGGATGGGCAAGGGAAAGCTCGCCGCCCAGGTCGCTCACGCCTCGCTGTCGGCCTACGAGGACACCGGCTCGCGCACGCGAAACGAGTGGAAGGGATCAGGCCAGAAGAAAGTCGTTCTCAAAGGTGACAGCGAGCGAACCCTGTTCGAACTCGCCGACCGGGCCGAGCGCGAGGGGCTGCCACATTCCATCGTCCGCGATGCGGGCCACACGCAGGTCGACCCCGGCACGGTGACGGCGCTCGCGGTCGGACCGGGCGAGGAGAGCGCCGTCGACCGGGTAACAGGGGATCTCCCACTTTTTTAG
- a CDS encoding 50S ribosomal protein L37ae → MGNQEVGSAGRFGARYGRVSRRRVAEIEADMNDDHGCPECGEDAVDRTDTGIWECGKCGHAFAGGAYRPETPGGRTVERSIRAALADEGADDE, encoded by the coding sequence ATGGGTAATCAGGAAGTCGGGAGTGCGGGCCGGTTCGGCGCACGCTATGGCCGCGTCTCGCGCCGACGCGTCGCCGAGATCGAGGCTGACATGAACGACGATCACGGCTGTCCCGAGTGCGGCGAGGACGCCGTCGATCGAACCGACACGGGGATCTGGGAGTGCGGCAAGTGCGGCCACGCCTTCGCTGGCGGGGCCTACCGGCCCGAGACGCCCGGCGGGCGGACCGTCGAGCGCTCGATCCGGGCCGCACTCGCCGACGAGGGTGCAGACGACGAATGA
- a CDS encoding KEOPS complex subunit Pcc1: MTERHETLLTFEYDTAARATTVEASLRPEIDDIEGDRTRASLARDGGSVEITIEAADLVALRAGQNTWLSLMAVAERCAVPGSK; the protein is encoded by the coding sequence GTGACCGAGCGCCACGAGACTCTTCTCACGTTCGAGTACGATACCGCCGCACGAGCCACGACCGTCGAGGCGAGCCTCCGGCCCGAGATCGACGACATCGAGGGTGATCGGACGCGGGCTAGCCTCGCGCGCGATGGAGGGTCGGTGGAGATCACCATCGAAGCCGCAGATCTCGTCGCACTCCGTGCCGGACAGAATACGTGGCTGTCGTTGATGGCGGTCGCGGAGCGGTGTGCCGTACCGGGATCGAAGTAA